The following proteins come from a genomic window of Solea solea chromosome 3, fSolSol10.1, whole genome shotgun sequence:
- the LOC131456658 gene encoding cryptochrome-1-like, protein MVINTIHWFRKGLRLHDNPSLKDSLLGADTVRCIYILDPWFAGSSNVGINRWRFLLQSLEDLDSSLRKLNSRLFVIRGQPTDVFPRLFKEWKINRLSYEYDSEPFGKERDAAIKKLASEAAVEVIVRTSHTLYDLDKIIELNGGQSPLTYKRFQTLISRMDAVEVPAESITGDVMGKCTTPLSDEHDDKFGVPSLEELGFDTEGLASAVWPGGESEALTRLERHLERKAWVANFERPRMNANSLLASPTGLSPYLRFGCLSCRLFYFKLTDLYRKVKKNSSPPLSLYGQLLWREFFYTAATNNPCFDKMESNPICVQIPWDRNAEALAKWAEGRSGFPWIDAIMTQLRQEGWIHHLARHAVACFLTRGDLWISWEEGMKVFEELLLDADWSVNAGSWMWLSCSSFFQQFFHCYCPVGFGRRTDPNGDYIRRYLPILRGFPAKYIYDPWNAPESVQKAAKCIIGVHYPKPMVNHAEASRLNIERMKQIYQQLSCYRGLGLLASVPSNPSGHGHGNEVSEASSDAMAFHAEATPNAAAPSSYQMPAHSQGDWQSGVMLYLQGDSQNNTGTHQQGYASTSTSSSMMCYTPGAQQIPGPLIQKGLDHHSISHTSGKRHSKESGNVKSSKIQRQSTY, encoded by the exons ATGGTCATTAATACGATCCACTGGTTCAGGAAGGGCTTGCGTCTCCACGACAACCCGTCCCTCAAGGATTCTCTGCTGGGAGCGGACACCGTCCGCTGCATCTACATCCTCGACCCCTGGTTCGCGGGCTCGTCCAACGTTGGCATCAACCGGTGGAG GTTCTTACTGCAGAGTCTTGAGGACTTGGACTCCAGCCTCCGTAAACTCAACTCTCGCCTGTTTGTGATTCGAGGCCAACCCACCGATGTCTTTCCCAGACTTTTCAAG GAGTGGAAGATCAATCGCCTGTCTTACGAGTACGACTCTGAGCCTTTCGGGAAGGAGCGAGATGCAGCGATTAAGAAGCTGGCCTCTGAGGCTGCAGTGGAGGTGATAGTTCGCACCTCCCACACGCTCTATGACCTGGACAA GATCATAGAGTTGAATGGGGGTCAGTCCCCGCTGACCTACAAGCGGTTCCAGACCCTCATCAGTCGCATGGACGCAGTGGAGGTGCCTGCAGAGTCCATCACAGGCGACGTCATGGGGAAGTGCACGACGCCGCTGTCCGACGAGCACGACGACAAGTTCGGGGTCCCGTCCCTGGAGGAGCTCG GTTTCGACACTGAGGGTCTGGCCTCAGCCGTGTGGCCGGGGGGAGAATCCGAAGCTCTCACGCGACTTGAGAGGCATTTGGAGAGGAAG GCGTGGGTCGCCAACTTCGAGCGCCCCCGAATGAACGCCAACTCGCTGCTCGCCAGCCCGACGGGCCTCAGTCCGTACCTGCGCTTCGGCTGCCTCTCCTGCCGCCTCTTCTACTTCAAGCTCACCGACCTCTACAGGAAGGTGAAGAAGAACAGCTCCCCGCCGCTCTCGCTCTACGGGCAGCTGCTGTGGCGCGAGTTCTTCTACACGGCCGCCACCAACAACCCGTGCTTCGACAAGATGGAGAGCAACCCCATCTGCGTCCAGATCCCCTGGGACCGCAACGCCGAGGCGCTGGCCAAGTGGGCGGAGGGCCGCTCGGGCTTCCCGTGGATCGACGCCATCATGACTCAGCTGAGGCAGGAGGGATGGATCCACCACCTGGCCCGACACGCCGTGGCCTGCTTCCTGACCAGAGGAGACCTGTGGATCAGCTGGGAGGAGGGCATGAAG gtgtttgaggagctgctgctggacgCCGACTGGAGCGTGAACGCCGGCAGCTGGATGTGGCTCTCCTGCAGCTCGTTCTTCCAGCAGTTCTTCCACTGCTACTGCCCCGTGGGGTTTGGCCGTCGCACAGACCCCAACGGAGACTACATACG GCGCTACCTGCCCATCCTCAGAGGCTTTCCTGCCAAGTACATTTACGATCCCTGGAACGCTCCGGAGAGCGTGCAGAAGGCGGCCAAATGTATCATCGGGGTCCACTACCCGAAGCCCATGGTGAACCACGCGGAAGCCAGCCGCCTCAACATCGAGCGCATGAAGCAGATCTACCAGCAGCTCTCGTGCTACAGGGGCCTCG GCCTTTTAGCGTCGGTGCCCTCCAACCCCAGCGGTCACGGTCATGGCAACGAAGTGAGCGAAGCGTCCTCGGACGCGATGGCCTTCCACGCCGAGGCTACGCCTAACGCCGCAGCTCCGTCCA GTTATCAGATGCCTGCTCACTCCCAGGGAGACTGGCAGAGCGGTGTCATGCTGTACCTGCAGGGCGACTCACAGAACAACACGGGCACACACCAGCAGG GTT